Within the Anas platyrhynchos isolate ZD024472 breed Pekin duck chromosome 33, IASCAAS_PekinDuck_T2T, whole genome shotgun sequence genome, the region CTCGAGGCCCCGTTGGGTCTcggggggcaggaggggtcCCAGCgcctgtgcctgcagcagggccccGATTTCGGGgtgccccagcacctccctgtgggCACAGAGTTCTCAGAGCACCCCCCTGGGGGGGCATCGCAGCACCCGGCGTCACCCACCCACcaccctggggacagccccgggGGCGCACAGAGGGACATGGGGGTGGCATCGGGTGCCcagtggggtggggtggggggcgtgGGTGACACGGGGTGCCCAGAGGGTGAAGGGAATGGGTGCTGAGGGGTCCCATGGGTGGCACCAGGTGACCACATGTCAAGGGGAGAGGTGCCACAGGGTCCCATGGGTGGCACTGGGTGACACTGGGTGCCTGGCGTGCCAAGGGATGGGCACCAGGGGGTCCCATGGGTGCCAGTGGGCACCCAGCCTGCCAAGGGGATGGGTACCAGGGGATCCCATGGGTGCCAGTAGGTGCCCAGTGTGCCAAGGGGACAAGCACCACGGGGTCCCACGGGTGCCAGTGGGCACCCAACGTGCCGAGGGGATGGGCACCAGGGGGTCCCATGGGTGACAATGGGCACCCAGCATGCCAAGGGGATGGGCACCACGGGGATCCCATgggtgccaccagcagcccgCGCGCCTCACCTGGGGTAGGCGTTGCTGTGCCAGTCGAGCAGCAGGTAGAGGTCGGGCACGGCCAGCGGTCGCTGCGCCAGGGCTCCCAGCTGCTGCGCCAGCGCCCGGTGGTACCCGCGGGCGTAGACCCCGAAGGCGCCGTACTCGGCGGGGTAAGCGGGGGCCACGTGGCACCGCACGGCCCCCAGGTCGGCCACCAGCCGGCCGGCCAGCGCCGCCAGCCTCGCCCCCAGCCCGGCGGCCGGTGCCACTTGTGCCAAGCGCTCGCCCGCCGCTCGCCCCACGGCCTCCTGCCAGCGGCGCCGCAGGGCGCGCGGGCGCCCCGGGGTGCCCGGGGGGTGCCGGCGGTCGGccgcctcctcctgctccagcacccgCACCACCAAACGCAGGGGGGGGTAGGGGCGGCCGGCCGGCACCGCTTCGCCCACCACCGCCCAGAGCTGCGCCAGCAGCGCCTCGTACAGCAGGGCCACGTCCCGTGCCTGCCGCCCCGCTGCGGGGACAGGGGACGGTGGGGACGGTGACGTCCCTGtcaccgctgctgctgctgctgccacgcaCTCGGCCTCCAGCGCGATGATCTGCTCGTCCGCCGCCACCAGCTCGCGGCGCTGGATCAGCTCCAGGATCTccagcactggggggggggggttggggtcattggaggggggtttggggtcactggagaggggtttgggggtgttGGAGGGCGGTTTGGGGTCACTGGAGGGGAtgtaggggggtttggggtcattggaggggggtttggggtcactggagaggggtttgggggtgttggagggggggttgggggcatttgaggggatgtgggggggtactggggtcattggaggggatttggggtcactgGCAGGGATGTATGGGGGCATTGGGGTCATTGGAGGAGGGTTTGGGGTCACtggagaggggtttgggggtgttggaggggaggttgggggctttggagggggggttggggttatTGGAGGGGCGGTTGGGGGCATTggaggggatgtgggggggtACTGGGGTCATTGGAGGGGGTTCAGGGTCATTGGTTTGGAGTTTGGGGCCATTGGCAGGGATCTAGGGGGATAGAGGGGTCATtggaggggggtttggggtcattggaggagggtttggggtcattggtttggggtttggggtcattagaggggatgtgggggggtACTGAGGTCATTGGAGCAGGGTTTGGGGTCATTGGAGGGGGGGTTGGGAGGGTTTGGGGTCATTTGATTGGAGTTTGGGGGGTTTGTGGTCTTTGGagtggggcttggggggtttgggggtgttggaggggggtttggggtcattGGAGGGGTGGTTGGGGGTATTGCAGGGGATGTAGGGGGGTACTGGGGTCATTGGAGGGGGTTCGGGGTCATTGGTTTAGACTTTGGGGCCATTGGTGGTGATGTAGAGGGATAGAGGGGTCATtggaggggggtttggggtcattGGTTTGGTGTTTGGGGTCACTggaggggatgtggggggggtACTGGGGTCATtggaggggggtttggggtcactggatggggatttggggtcattggAGGGGGGTTCATCCCACTGGGTGTGGgaggcacccatgggtgctgcagaCCCGGCAGCCAGGAGGTCCAGCTGGGTGCTCTGCGtcccccatggccccatcccaaTGTTCCCCCTCCCTATGTCCCCCTCCCTATGTCccccatccctgtgtccccatgtccccatcccaaaacatccccatccccatgtcccccatccccacatccccatcccaatgtcccctaATCCCATGTCCTCCATCCCCACGTCccccatccctgtgtccccatgtcccttaaccccatgtccccatccccacatccccatcccaatgtcccctaATCccacgtccccatccccatgtccccatcccagtgtcccctaATCCCACGTCcctatccccatgtccccatcccagtgtccccccttcccatccccacgtccccatcccaatgtccccacgtccccacatccccccccacctctcccccaccccctcgCCCCCATCCCCGCTCACCCGACAGCGGCTCCTTGGCCTTGCTGCGCGCCTCCTGCCTCCGTCCCCcgccgtccccgtccccgtcggGCGCCCCGTCGGGTTCGGGTGACCCCGGCGAGCGCTCGGCCAGGGACCCCCGACGTCCCTTTGTCCCCAAGGCCAGCCTCAGCAGCGAGCTGCGTTTGGGGACCGGCCGCTCGCTCAGGGTCTCCACGCTGGCTTTGCGCCTCCCCGGCAGCCTCCGCAGGAGCCCGAAATCCTCCGAACGCCGCCGCAGCCCCCGGGCGCGACCCCCGTCCCCGTcgccgtccccgtccccgcttTTGGGACCGGGGCGGCGAGCGCGGCCGAAGGGTGCCAAGCCCACCAGGCGCTCCAGGGTGGCCCGGCGCCGGTAGCGGCTCTCGGGGCTGGCGGCGAAGGGGTcgccatcctcctcctcctccttggggGCTTTCTTCAGCAGAGGCATGGCCTGGGGGCGGCACGGCAGCGGGGTGGCACCGGAGCACCCCGAGGGAGCACCCCCATGGGTGCAACCTGGAGACCCCTCTGTGCAACCCCTCCGTGCAACCCCGTCGTGCAACCCTGTTGTGCACACTGCTCTGTGCAACCCCTCCGTGCAACCTCTCCATGCACACCACTCTGTGCAACCCCGTCGTGCACACCGCTCTATGCAACCCCTATGTGCACGCACACCATGCACAACACTTTGTGCATCCCCTCTGTGCAACCCCTCTGTGCAACCCCGTTGTGCACACTGGTCTATGCAACCCCTCTGTGCACACTGCTCTGTGCACAACGCTCTGTGCAACCCCTCCATGCAACTTTGCCATGCACAACACTTTGTGCAACCCCTCCGTGCAACCTCTCTGTGCAATCCTGCCATGCATTCCCCTCTGTGCAACCCCTCTGTGCAACCCCGTCGTGCAcactgctctgtgcagcccctCTGCGAGTGTGCAACTGCTCCGTGCAAGCCCACGAGTGCCACCCCCACGAGCGTGCAACTGCTCCGTGCATCCCCTCCACGCAAACCCAGCGTGGGAGCGTGCACCCGCTCCGCgcacccccccatcccccgTGCAAACCCACTCGTGCAACTCCCGTGAGTGTGCAACTGCTTCGTGCAACCCCTCCGTGCAACCCCCCCATCTGTGCAAACCCCATCCACGCACCCCCCCCCCTGGGGGCGTGCAACCGCCCCGTGCAAACCCATCGGTGCAAACCCCCCCCCGAGCGCGCAAATCCCCCCCTGAGCGTGCAAACCGCTCCGTGCAAACCCCCCCTATCCGTGCAACCCCCCCAGGAGCGTGCAACCCCCCCCGAGCGTGCAACCCCATCCGTGCAACCCCCCCCCCGGAAtgtgcacccccccccccgcacccctcgcACCCCCTCGGTCGCTCCCCgccgagccgccgccgccgccggtcCCCGCGGAGCagcgggcgcggggccgggggttTCCTGAGGaagcgccgccccccccccgccgccgcccccgcccggGGCAGGGTCAGCCCCGGTTCCGCTGGCACcgggagaagggggggggggacggggggaggatggggggggatgggggaaaaggggggggacggggggggcaggggaaaaggggggaggaTGCGGGGAGGGACGCGTGGGACCCCTGTACCCAAATGTGCGCAATGGCCCCATGTCCCTtaacccatgtccccgtgtccccatatcctcatgtccccatatcccatgtccccatgtcccatgtccccatgtccccatgtccccatatcccctatccccatatccccatatcCCATACCccatgtcccatgtccccatgtacCATGTCctcatgtccccatgtccccatgtcccataTCCCCTATCCCCTATCCCCATATCCTATGTCCCatatccccatatccccatgtcccatgtccccatatccccctgTCCCCCATCCCCCTGTCCCTATATCCCCGTCCCATATGTCACTAATGTCCCCATGTATCTCCATGCCATGCTGCATCCGATGTCCCCATGTCCACCTCCAAATGTCCCCTTTTagcatgtccccatgtccccatgtccccatatccctgtgccccccaaatgtcccaacatcccaatgtccccatgtccccatcttCCTACACCCCTGTCCCATATGTCACTGATGTCCCCATGGATCCACACATCATGACGTATCTCATgttcccagtgtccccatgtccccatgtcccctgatgctcccaatgtccccaatgtccctcAATGTCCCTATGTCCCCATctcccccaatgtccccaatgtcccatttctcccaatgtccccatgtcccccaatGTCCCACaatgtccccattgtccccaaagtcccccaatgtccccaatgtccccatatcccccaatgtccccaatgtccccatgtcccccaatGACCCCCAATgacccccaatgtccccatgtccccatgtcccccaatGTCCCCGATGTCCCCAATGTCCTCAATGTCCCCAATTTCTCCAAAGTCCCCCAATGTCCCTAtgtcccccaatgtccccaatgtccccatatcccccaaTGTCCCATttcccccaatgtccccaattTCTCCAAAGTCCCTCAAtgtcccccaatgtcccccaatGACCTTCAATGTCCCTTAATGGCCCCAATGTCCCTATatcccccaatgtccccaatgtccccaatatccccaatgtccccaaagtCCCCATGTCTCCCAAagtcccccaatgtccccatatcccccaatgtccccaatgtccccaatgtccctaTGTCCCTATGTCCCCATGTCCTCCAATGTCCCCCAATGTCCCCTttcccccaatgtccccaattTCTCCAAagtcccccaatgtccccaatgtccccatgtcccccaatatcccccaatgtcccccaatatccctgatgtccccaatgtccccatgtccccaatgCCCCAATATCCCCAATatcccccagtgtccccatatATCCACATTATGGGAcgcatccccatccccatccccgtccccgtgtccccactttgtccccccggtgtccccacgcCCCTGGGACCCCACGTGACGTCGTGCCCCACGTGACAGT harbors:
- the EXOC3L2 gene encoding exocyst complex component 3-like protein 2, which produces MGIGDRGYGTWGHGDMRTWYMGTWDMGYGIWGYGDRGYGDMGTWGHGTWGHGIWGHEDMGTRGHGLRDMGPLRTFGYRGPTRPSPHPPPFSPAPPVPPLFPHPPPSSPRPPPPSPGASGTGADPAPGGGGGGGGAALPQETPGPAPAAPRGPAAAAARRGATEGAMPLLKKAPKEEEEDGDPFAASPESRYRRRATLERLVGLAPFGRARRPGPKSGDGDGDGDGGRARGLRRRSEDFGLLRRLPGRRKASVETLSERPVPKRSSLLRLALGTKGRRGSLAERSPGSPEPDGAPDGDGDGGGRRQEARSKAKEPLSVLEILELIQRRELVAADEQIIALEAECVAAAAAAVTGTSPSPPSPVPAAGRQARDVALLYEALLAQLWAVVGEAVPAGRPYPPLRLVVRVLEQEEAADRRHPPGTPGRPRALRRRWQEAVGRAAGERLAQVAPAAGLGARLAALAGRLVADLGAVRCHVAPAYPAEYGAFGVYARGYHRALAQQLGALAQRPLAVPDLYLLLDWHSNAYPREVLGHPEIGALLQAQALGPLLPPETQRGLERSCIAAVKAKVEVAVAQELQLSEDTWAEEASSDDLQEGLATRVTGLLRAHVDRAPQITPEFGMEMAHSLLGVLVAFLHSFQRKVERFLEAPGEATPPDGATGRAIALVNCCPPFRAFAERLAQFGHPEGEEPRRQAHATLDKVTRLCNHVLTQRLFEDLKPYFNKLMKRKWLTSSDAFDTIVMLITSFTQKLRSLRPEPYQVLVSEMHRRVLIEYVRPLLQARLVCTSAKMRARVAARLGDEARQLRELFGRLDSASPWLDSVVPRLRELLVLEDTAALQMEVGVLVRDFPDVRRKHVAAVLDVRGLRSQAARQEILGVVKDLEQGEGEPGLPRERAFFSELAVTREARCLPFDLQRLARLSRLRLRRPHPERPAEARL